In one Niallia taxi genomic region, the following are encoded:
- a CDS encoding 3D domain-containing protein, whose protein sequence is MKKLLSFIACATIATSIATEAKAAEVTVKKGDTLWSISKDYDVSTEDIKTWNDLDSDIIKVNDTLDLQVEKTHKVKKGDTLWSLAKDNDNTVDDLMKWNKLPSEKIYVGEELVVDNGMEKKDADSAVKEERQEEKQEEKQEKKAVKTASAPVEKDDSGNAETVTVSATAYTADCKGCSGITATGIDLKENPNKKVIAVDPKVIPLGSTVYVEGYGKAVAGDTGGAIKGNKIDLFMSSEKDALNWGRKQVEVKIID, encoded by the coding sequence ATGAAAAAATTATTATCATTTATTGCATGCGCAACAATTGCCACTTCCATTGCGACTGAAGCGAAGGCGGCAGAAGTCACAGTTAAAAAGGGAGACACACTTTGGAGCATATCCAAAGACTATGATGTTTCCACAGAAGACATAAAAACTTGGAATGACCTTGATTCTGACATAATTAAAGTAAACGATACATTAGATCTCCAAGTGGAGAAAACTCATAAAGTTAAAAAAGGCGACACTCTTTGGAGTTTAGCGAAGGATAACGACAATACAGTTGATGATTTAATGAAGTGGAATAAACTCCCTTCTGAAAAAATCTATGTCGGTGAAGAACTGGTTGTCGATAATGGCATGGAGAAAAAAGATGCTGACAGCGCAGTGAAAGAAGAAAGACAAGAAGAAAAACAAGAAGAAAAACAGGAAAAAAAGGCAGTGAAAACAGCTTCTGCACCAGTTGAAAAAGACGATTCTGGCAATGCAGAAACAGTAACTGTTTCAGCTACAGCCTATACAGCGGACTGTAAAGGTTGTTCTGGTATAACAGCAACAGGTATAGATCTGAAGGAAAATCCTAATAAAAAGGTCATTGCAGTAGATCCAAAGGTCATTCCACTTGGTTCAACCGTATATGTTGAAGGCTACGGAAAGGCAGTAGCAGGCGATACTGGTGGAGCAATTAAAGGAAACAAAATTGATTTATTTATGTCTTCTGAAAAAGATGCTTTAAACTGGGGAAGAAAACAAGTTGAAGTCAAAATCATCGACTAA
- a CDS encoding PAS domain-containing protein: protein MGGTILYNSILVFISIILIYMASYTSFDLFQLVKASEKNSRFLFLASTFSLGFGFWVMSFVILMANNIYATATYDIPIATLSMLIGICFAGMAFYSMLDKENNKHRIYVSSLFFSFSMLSVFVLGLYSIGNTVQAENIPAIIISFLLLFSGFCFSVKLSFYPKKNSRIKQSIIRPFCSFIITSVCFVSHLILMFGMTPIKYDPSHYDDSFIVYVVLFITILILGGLIGTSTLIREKLAVNDINVRDMQHALDESSIVAFTDKNGMITYVNDKFVEISKYSRSELLGQNHRIINSGYHSPEFFKELWKTISSGNIWKGEIRNKAKDGSHYWVDTVIVPFMNKKGEPYQYVSIRRDVSEQKQDQLRIKEMVQEVSDIKFALDQSSIIAFTDKRGIISNVNDKFCRISGYTSEELIGQTHRIVNSGYHSAAFFEELWNTISNGNVWKGEIRNKAKNGSYYWVDTTIIPFMDKQNKPFKYLAIRNDITEKKRTEEILHRQDKLAAVGQLAAGIAHEIRNPLTSIKGYTEFLSMDEIDKSRQELFSIVLEEIERVNSIVEEFMVLSKPTAASLQKKEIIPIITNVLSVLDYQLRKSKIKTQLTFDDSESLVECDENKLKQVFLNFIKNAVEAMPNGGNLLITVKSSEEIKVEIKDTGVGMTEEQLQKIGEPFFTTKNDGTGLGLLVSFKIIESFKGKVYIESEKNKGTSFHISFPKANDTLGE from the coding sequence ATGGGAGGAACAATTTTGTATAACTCCATTCTAGTATTTATTAGCATTATTTTAATTTATATGGCTAGTTACACTTCATTCGATTTGTTTCAACTCGTTAAGGCGTCTGAAAAGAATAGCCGGTTTTTATTTTTAGCGAGCACTTTTTCGCTAGGTTTTGGTTTTTGGGTTATGAGCTTTGTTATTTTGATGGCCAATAATATATATGCAACAGCAACCTATGATATCCCAATCGCAACATTATCTATGCTAATTGGAATATGTTTTGCAGGAATGGCCTTTTATTCTATGCTGGACAAAGAGAACAATAAGCATCGGATTTATGTTAGCAGTTTGTTTTTCAGCTTTTCGATGCTGTCAGTATTTGTATTAGGATTATATTCAATCGGAAATACCGTTCAAGCAGAAAATATCCCCGCCATTATTATTAGCTTTCTATTATTATTCAGTGGCTTTTGCTTTTCTGTTAAATTATCTTTTTATCCTAAAAAGAATTCTAGGATAAAACAAAGTATTATAAGACCATTTTGCAGCTTCATAATCACAAGTGTTTGTTTTGTCAGTCATCTGATTCTCATGTTCGGCATGACACCAATCAAATATGATCCATCTCATTACGATGACAGCTTTATTGTATATGTCGTATTATTTATTACTATCTTGATTCTTGGTGGACTAATAGGAACAAGTACATTGATACGGGAGAAGCTGGCAGTAAATGATATAAATGTTCGGGACATGCAGCATGCTTTAGATGAATCGTCCATCGTAGCCTTTACAGACAAAAATGGCATGATTACATATGTAAATGATAAATTTGTCGAGATATCTAAATACAGCCGTTCTGAATTACTTGGGCAAAACCATCGCATCATTAATTCTGGCTACCACTCACCAGAGTTCTTTAAGGAACTGTGGAAAACCATCAGCTCCGGGAACATTTGGAAAGGAGAAATCCGCAATAAAGCAAAAGATGGCAGTCATTATTGGGTTGATACCGTCATTGTTCCATTTATGAACAAAAAGGGTGAACCATATCAATATGTATCCATAAGAAGAGATGTTTCAGAACAGAAGCAGGATCAATTAAGAATAAAGGAAATGGTCCAGGAGGTAAGCGATATAAAGTTTGCTCTTGACCAATCGAGCATTATTGCTTTTACAGATAAACGTGGAATCATCTCGAATGTGAATGATAAGTTTTGCCGTATATCAGGATACACTTCGGAAGAATTAATCGGGCAAACACACCGAATTGTCAATTCTGGTTATCATTCAGCCGCTTTTTTCGAAGAGTTGTGGAATACCATATCTAACGGAAATGTGTGGAAGGGAGAAATTCGTAATAAAGCGAAAAATGGCTCCTACTATTGGGTAGATACCACTATTATTCCTTTCATGGATAAGCAGAACAAACCCTTTAAATACTTAGCTATCAGAAATGATATTACGGAAAAGAAACGGACAGAGGAAATTCTTCATCGTCAAGATAAGCTTGCTGCTGTTGGTCAGCTTGCCGCAGGCATAGCTCATGAAATTCGGAACCCATTGACGTCCATTAAAGGGTACACGGAATTTTTGAGTATGGATGAAATAGATAAAAGCAGGCAGGAATTGTTTTCAATCGTTTTAGAGGAGATTGAGCGTGTCAATTCAATCGTTGAGGAATTTATGGTGCTTTCTAAACCAACAGCTGCCAGTCTGCAGAAAAAGGAAATTATTCCGATTATCACTAATGTTCTTTCTGTTTTGGATTATCAATTAAGAAAAAGCAAGATAAAGACACAGTTAACCTTTGATGATAGTGAATCATTAGTAGAGTGTGATGAAAATAAGCTTAAGCAGGTTTTTCTTAATTTCATTAAAAACGCTGTGGAGGCCATGCCAAATGGCGGAAACTTACTAATAACTGTTAAATCGTCTGAGGAGATAAAAGTTGAAATCAAGGATACTGGAGTCGGGATGACAGAAGAACAGCTCCAAAAAATAGGTGAGCCATTCTTTACAACAAAAAATGATGGAACAGGTTTAGGTTTACTTGTTAGTTTTAAGATTATTGAGAGCTTTAAAGGGAAAGTATATATAGAAAGTGAAAAAAACAAAGGTACATCCTTCCATATATCATTTCCAAAAGCCAATGACACTCTAGGTGAATAA